One region of Octopus sinensis linkage group LG30, ASM634580v1, whole genome shotgun sequence genomic DNA includes:
- the LOC115226675 gene encoding mucin-5AC-like isoform X1 produces MAAPKNVKRKREAEEEDEFTKRFLKADEVARMAKIKKKMLKFEDIDDEASRESELTKSGRVSTTAPDLLALPGGTYVRKKSTKLREMEEFEEIEKKQTTTKKMPTEPLKKGKSQLGGTPSTSPVSPKKLKPSKSKELGQTASVISPKSSDETSPKGSVIKFLLSSPMQPASTSLLGSSVGHSSTKGKDKSDTSLLSEQISLVKKTPKSTKSKAADNIALLKSLTSTSSGKSGRKKGEQDLKFRLMVGSGSLLSSASSAVSASNTSSTASSKLSGETATTVHSDSGGSKDGSLKMKFILSPKDKSSVKSLSSGGTASSGSDKKKSSDNHVPTIPKTIVEAKSLSSSSKTSIATIPSIIPVPVPKVIPIPKPVPISNTTGSRKVAVTKSIVIPKLNPSPRVISTPAPKTIPGTKVIPDTKELPKVKPIDKSVAEVKTIPIPIPTTSTTTPSSTSTLVKPVDSSIKVVPVPKASLPPTKIITVKKTVSTKGSSAQSKSTGGTPVSGKQKGSSTKSSATPKSSTGLSTKAPSSSSSSSSSAAAAQPQAPQQQQPALSSSSSPSSSSSSKPQSLLPPIKKAMSSLSSATSLFLSSSSSLDVPEKKTKKVKKKKNSAAVASAKAGAATATPAVKGGQTGSVKAASGGGSQKSPGHASGTVKVKAKAETTTDLSKYDFTDEPSLVIAEQQGSGSKHAATPKSKKSSSGTSASSGGSSGKSSSKKAKVDVDQTKTKQKDEVPALMPTLGAALAGDQNTLASPPSKTKQSSDKKSKKSKKSSEKEDPTATKPAKKRRALTAYMLWCNSYRNKVLSENPKLDFAQISRRLGEIWQSLSEKEKLTWKQKAKKAASKGSTLIRTGKTNGKTAPVPAVASPPTTPVATLKSSPVPGVVKTIKTPTDDTATSPYKGFGVEPVDAAAHLKLLGESLSIIGMRLQEHKGLIAVQGSLSVLLDSMLCAFSPLVCLTSSLPEINGCPRATLSKMLDNIAYIMPGL; encoded by the exons ATGGCCGCTCCGAAAAACGTGAAAAGGAAGCGAGAagctgaagaagaagatgaattcACGAAGAGATTCTTGAAGGCCGACGAAG TGGCTCGTATGGCAAAAATTAAGaagaagatgttaaaatttgagGACATTGATGATGAAGCGTCTCGGGAATCGGAACTGACCAAATCTGGAAGGGTAAGCACTACAGCACCAGATCTACTTGCACTTCCTggtggtacatat GTGAGGAAGAAATCGACGAAACTTCGAGAAATGGAGGAGTTTGAAGAAATTGAGAAGAAGCagaccaccaccaaaaaaatgcCAACGGAACCCCTAAAGAAAGGAAAGAGTCAGCTTGGAGGTACCCCTTCAACATCCCCTGTCAGTCCCAAAAAGTTGAAACCCTCCAAATCGAAAGAACTTGGCCAAACTGCTTCTGTGATCTCCCCGAAAAGCTCTGATGAAACCTCTCCAAAGGGCAGCGTCATCAAATTCCTGCTGAGTTCACCAATGCAGCCGGCCTCTACATCGCTGCTAGGCAGCAGTGTCGGTCACTCCTCGACAAAGGGCAAAGATAAATCAGACACAAGCTTGCTGAGCGAGCAGATTTCCTTGGTGAAAAAGACCCCTAAATCAACCAAGTCAAAAGCAGCGGACAACATTGCTCTTTTGAAGTCCCTCACCAGTACTTCATCTGGCAAGTCAGGGAGAAAGAAGGGCGAACAGGACCTGAAGTTCCGACTGATGGTTGGATCGGGTTCCTTGCTGTCGTCAGCATCCAGTGCTGTGAGTGCTTCAAACACAAGCTCCACCGCGAGTTCAAAACTGTCTGGGGAGACAGCCACAACAGTTCATTCAGACAGCGGAGGTTCGAAGGATGGCAGTTTGAAGATGAAGTTCATTCTGTCCCCTAAGGACAAAAGTTCTGTTAAGTCTTTGAGCAGTGGTGGCACTGCTAGTAGTGGAAGTGACAAGAAGAAATCTTCAGATAACCATGTGCCAACAATTCCGAAGACCATCGTCGAGGCGAAGTCACTATCAAGCAGCAGCAAGACTTCCATCGCCACAATCCCTTCCATAATTCCTGTACCCGTGCCAAAGGTTATCCCTATTCCAAAACCAGTGCCCATTTCAAACACGACGGGATCAAGGAAAGTGGCAGTCACCAAGTCGATAGTCATCCCAAAACTGAACCCCAGCCCCCGCGTGATCTCAACGCCCGCCCCGAAGACCATTCCCGGTACAAAAGTGATCCCCGACACAAAGGAGCTGCCGAAAGTGAAGCCCATTGATAAATCTGTTGCCGAGGTAAAGACCATACCGATCCCTATCCCCACCACCTCGACGACCACTCCTTCGAGTACCAGCACCCTTGTCAAGCCTGTTGATTCCAGCATCAAAGTCGTCCCCGTCCCAAAGGCTTCGTTGCCCCCTACGAAAATCATTACTGTTAAGAAGACCGTGAGCACGAAAGGGAGCTCGGCTCAGAGCAAGTCTACAGGAGGGACCCCTGTGAGTGGTAAACAGAAAGGTTCCTCAACAAAGAGTTCAGCAACCCCAAAGTCATCCACTGGTTTATCGACAAAAGCCCcatcgtcttcctcctcctcatcatcatcagcggcaGCAGCACAGCCACAAGccccacagcaacaacaaccagcattatcgtcatcctcatcaccatcatcatcgtcatcatcaaagcCACAATCCCTTCTTCCCCCGATAAAGAAAGCCATGTCATCTTTATCGTCGGCAACGTCCCTATtcctgtcatcgtcatcgtcgctaGACGTGCccgaaaagaagacgaagaaagtgaagaagaagaagaacagcgcTGCCGTCGCGTCGGCAAAGGCCGGCGCTGCCACGGCAACGCCGGCGGTCAAAGGCGGCCAGACCGGCTCCGTGAAGGCGGCAAGCGGCGGGGGCTCGCAAAAGTCTCCAGGTCACGCCTCCGGGACGGTGAAGGTCAAGGCGAAAGCAGAGACCACCACTGACCTCAGTAAATACGACTTCACCGACGAACCAAGCCTGGTGATTGCAGAACAGCAGGGCTCCGGTTCAAAGCACGCAGCGACCCCAAAATCGAAGAAGTCCAGCTCGGGGACCAGTGCCAGCTCCGGTGGAAGCAGCGGCAAAAGTTCCAGCAAGAAAGCCAAGGTGGACGTTGACCAGACAAAAACGAAACAGAAAGATG AAGTTCCAGCTCTAATGCCAACACTCGGTGCTGCTTTAGCCGGAGATCAAAATACATTAGCAAGTCCCCCCTCGAAAACGAAACAGTCTTCTGATAAAAAATCCAAGAAATCTAAGAAGTCGTCAGAAAAAGAAGATCCCACTGCTACGAAG cctGCCAAGAAGCGCCGGGCCCTAACTGCCTACATGCTCTGGTGTAACAGCTACAGAAACAAGGTCCTCTCTGAAAACCCTAAACTCG ATTTTGCTCAAATTAGTCGAAGACTTGGAGAAATATGGCAAAGCCTGTCTGAAAAAGAGAAACTG ACCTGGAAGCAGAAAGCAAAGAAAGCGGCCAGCAAAGGGTCGACTCTGATAAGAACTGGTAAAACTAATGGCAAGACCGCACCTGTCCCTGCTGTAGCCAGCCCTCCAACGACACCAGTTGCTACTCTGAAGAGTTCACCTGTTCCTGGAGTGGTGAAGACTATCAAAACACCGACAGATGATACTGCCACCAGTCCTTATAAG GGTTTTGGTGTGGAACCCGTGGATGCTGCCGCCCACCTGAAGCTGCTCGGAGAGTCCCTCAGCATCATCGGAATGAGATTACAGGAACACAAG GGTCTTATCGCTGTGCAAGGAAGCCTGTCTGTGCTGCTCGACTCCATGCTGTGTGCATTTAGCCCGCTCGTCTGCCTCACGTCCTCCCTTCCGGAGATCAACGGATGTCCTCGTGCCACTCTCTCTAAGATGCTGGACAACATAGCCTATATCATGCCTGGACTATGA
- the LOC115226675 gene encoding mucin-5AC-like isoform X2 produces the protein MAAPKNVKRKREAEEEDEFTKRFLKADEVARMAKIKKKMLKFEDIDDEASRESELTKSGRVRKKSTKLREMEEFEEIEKKQTTTKKMPTEPLKKGKSQLGGTPSTSPVSPKKLKPSKSKELGQTASVISPKSSDETSPKGSVIKFLLSSPMQPASTSLLGSSVGHSSTKGKDKSDTSLLSEQISLVKKTPKSTKSKAADNIALLKSLTSTSSGKSGRKKGEQDLKFRLMVGSGSLLSSASSAVSASNTSSTASSKLSGETATTVHSDSGGSKDGSLKMKFILSPKDKSSVKSLSSGGTASSGSDKKKSSDNHVPTIPKTIVEAKSLSSSSKTSIATIPSIIPVPVPKVIPIPKPVPISNTTGSRKVAVTKSIVIPKLNPSPRVISTPAPKTIPGTKVIPDTKELPKVKPIDKSVAEVKTIPIPIPTTSTTTPSSTSTLVKPVDSSIKVVPVPKASLPPTKIITVKKTVSTKGSSAQSKSTGGTPVSGKQKGSSTKSSATPKSSTGLSTKAPSSSSSSSSSAAAAQPQAPQQQQPALSSSSSPSSSSSSKPQSLLPPIKKAMSSLSSATSLFLSSSSSLDVPEKKTKKVKKKKNSAAVASAKAGAATATPAVKGGQTGSVKAASGGGSQKSPGHASGTVKVKAKAETTTDLSKYDFTDEPSLVIAEQQGSGSKHAATPKSKKSSSGTSASSGGSSGKSSSKKAKVDVDQTKTKQKDEVPALMPTLGAALAGDQNTLASPPSKTKQSSDKKSKKSKKSSEKEDPTATKPAKKRRALTAYMLWCNSYRNKVLSENPKLDFAQISRRLGEIWQSLSEKEKLTWKQKAKKAASKGSTLIRTGKTNGKTAPVPAVASPPTTPVATLKSSPVPGVVKTIKTPTDDTATSPYKGFGVEPVDAAAHLKLLGESLSIIGMRLQEHKGLIAVQGSLSVLLDSMLCAFSPLVCLTSSLPEINGCPRATLSKMLDNIAYIMPGL, from the exons ATGGCCGCTCCGAAAAACGTGAAAAGGAAGCGAGAagctgaagaagaagatgaattcACGAAGAGATTCTTGAAGGCCGACGAAG TGGCTCGTATGGCAAAAATTAAGaagaagatgttaaaatttgagGACATTGATGATGAAGCGTCTCGGGAATCGGAACTGACCAAATCTGGAAGG GTGAGGAAGAAATCGACGAAACTTCGAGAAATGGAGGAGTTTGAAGAAATTGAGAAGAAGCagaccaccaccaaaaaaatgcCAACGGAACCCCTAAAGAAAGGAAAGAGTCAGCTTGGAGGTACCCCTTCAACATCCCCTGTCAGTCCCAAAAAGTTGAAACCCTCCAAATCGAAAGAACTTGGCCAAACTGCTTCTGTGATCTCCCCGAAAAGCTCTGATGAAACCTCTCCAAAGGGCAGCGTCATCAAATTCCTGCTGAGTTCACCAATGCAGCCGGCCTCTACATCGCTGCTAGGCAGCAGTGTCGGTCACTCCTCGACAAAGGGCAAAGATAAATCAGACACAAGCTTGCTGAGCGAGCAGATTTCCTTGGTGAAAAAGACCCCTAAATCAACCAAGTCAAAAGCAGCGGACAACATTGCTCTTTTGAAGTCCCTCACCAGTACTTCATCTGGCAAGTCAGGGAGAAAGAAGGGCGAACAGGACCTGAAGTTCCGACTGATGGTTGGATCGGGTTCCTTGCTGTCGTCAGCATCCAGTGCTGTGAGTGCTTCAAACACAAGCTCCACCGCGAGTTCAAAACTGTCTGGGGAGACAGCCACAACAGTTCATTCAGACAGCGGAGGTTCGAAGGATGGCAGTTTGAAGATGAAGTTCATTCTGTCCCCTAAGGACAAAAGTTCTGTTAAGTCTTTGAGCAGTGGTGGCACTGCTAGTAGTGGAAGTGACAAGAAGAAATCTTCAGATAACCATGTGCCAACAATTCCGAAGACCATCGTCGAGGCGAAGTCACTATCAAGCAGCAGCAAGACTTCCATCGCCACAATCCCTTCCATAATTCCTGTACCCGTGCCAAAGGTTATCCCTATTCCAAAACCAGTGCCCATTTCAAACACGACGGGATCAAGGAAAGTGGCAGTCACCAAGTCGATAGTCATCCCAAAACTGAACCCCAGCCCCCGCGTGATCTCAACGCCCGCCCCGAAGACCATTCCCGGTACAAAAGTGATCCCCGACACAAAGGAGCTGCCGAAAGTGAAGCCCATTGATAAATCTGTTGCCGAGGTAAAGACCATACCGATCCCTATCCCCACCACCTCGACGACCACTCCTTCGAGTACCAGCACCCTTGTCAAGCCTGTTGATTCCAGCATCAAAGTCGTCCCCGTCCCAAAGGCTTCGTTGCCCCCTACGAAAATCATTACTGTTAAGAAGACCGTGAGCACGAAAGGGAGCTCGGCTCAGAGCAAGTCTACAGGAGGGACCCCTGTGAGTGGTAAACAGAAAGGTTCCTCAACAAAGAGTTCAGCAACCCCAAAGTCATCCACTGGTTTATCGACAAAAGCCCcatcgtcttcctcctcctcatcatcatcagcggcaGCAGCACAGCCACAAGccccacagcaacaacaaccagcattatcgtcatcctcatcaccatcatcatcgtcatcatcaaagcCACAATCCCTTCTTCCCCCGATAAAGAAAGCCATGTCATCTTTATCGTCGGCAACGTCCCTATtcctgtcatcgtcatcgtcgctaGACGTGCccgaaaagaagacgaagaaagtgaagaagaagaagaacagcgcTGCCGTCGCGTCGGCAAAGGCCGGCGCTGCCACGGCAACGCCGGCGGTCAAAGGCGGCCAGACCGGCTCCGTGAAGGCGGCAAGCGGCGGGGGCTCGCAAAAGTCTCCAGGTCACGCCTCCGGGACGGTGAAGGTCAAGGCGAAAGCAGAGACCACCACTGACCTCAGTAAATACGACTTCACCGACGAACCAAGCCTGGTGATTGCAGAACAGCAGGGCTCCGGTTCAAAGCACGCAGCGACCCCAAAATCGAAGAAGTCCAGCTCGGGGACCAGTGCCAGCTCCGGTGGAAGCAGCGGCAAAAGTTCCAGCAAGAAAGCCAAGGTGGACGTTGACCAGACAAAAACGAAACAGAAAGATG AAGTTCCAGCTCTAATGCCAACACTCGGTGCTGCTTTAGCCGGAGATCAAAATACATTAGCAAGTCCCCCCTCGAAAACGAAACAGTCTTCTGATAAAAAATCCAAGAAATCTAAGAAGTCGTCAGAAAAAGAAGATCCCACTGCTACGAAG cctGCCAAGAAGCGCCGGGCCCTAACTGCCTACATGCTCTGGTGTAACAGCTACAGAAACAAGGTCCTCTCTGAAAACCCTAAACTCG ATTTTGCTCAAATTAGTCGAAGACTTGGAGAAATATGGCAAAGCCTGTCTGAAAAAGAGAAACTG ACCTGGAAGCAGAAAGCAAAGAAAGCGGCCAGCAAAGGGTCGACTCTGATAAGAACTGGTAAAACTAATGGCAAGACCGCACCTGTCCCTGCTGTAGCCAGCCCTCCAACGACACCAGTTGCTACTCTGAAGAGTTCACCTGTTCCTGGAGTGGTGAAGACTATCAAAACACCGACAGATGATACTGCCACCAGTCCTTATAAG GGTTTTGGTGTGGAACCCGTGGATGCTGCCGCCCACCTGAAGCTGCTCGGAGAGTCCCTCAGCATCATCGGAATGAGATTACAGGAACACAAG GGTCTTATCGCTGTGCAAGGAAGCCTGTCTGTGCTGCTCGACTCCATGCTGTGTGCATTTAGCCCGCTCGTCTGCCTCACGTCCTCCCTTCCGGAGATCAACGGATGTCCTCGTGCCACTCTCTCTAAGATGCTGGACAACATAGCCTATATCATGCCTGGACTATGA